A genomic stretch from Croceibacterium aestuarii includes:
- the ccoS gene encoding cbb3-type cytochrome oxidase assembly protein CcoS has product MTILAFLIPVALGLGLLGLAAFFWALRSGQFDDPDGAAARILLDDEDDDA; this is encoded by the coding sequence ATGACCATCCTCGCGTTCCTCATTCCCGTCGCGCTCGGGCTCGGGCTGCTCGGGCTCGCGGCCTTCTTCTGGGCCCTCAGGAGCGGCCAGTTCGACGACCCCGACGGCGCCGCGGCGCGCATCCTGCTCGACGACGAGGACGACGACGCGTGA